The following are encoded in a window of Miltoncostaea marina genomic DNA:
- a CDS encoding DUF1622 domain-containing protein: MSPAVALVVVAMGLLACGAALARGSGLHASLALGLDFWIGAGLIRLTSRGSWQALAGVAVVILIRQMVMRFGLRPIDAADAGRRARGRA; this comes from the coding sequence GTGAGCCCGGCGGTCGCGCTCGTCGTGGTGGCCATGGGCCTGCTGGCGTGCGGCGCGGCCCTCGCGCGCGGCTCCGGGCTGCACGCGAGCCTCGCCCTGGGGCTCGACTTCTGGATCGGCGCGGGCCTGATCCGGCTCACCTCGCGCGGCTCGTGGCAGGCGCTCGCCGGCGTCGCGGTCGTCATCCTGATCCGCCAGATGGTGATGCGGTTCGGGCTGCGCCCGATCGACGCGGCGGACGCCGGCCGGCGCGCCCGCGGCCGGGCGTGA
- a CDS encoding glycoside hydrolase family 15 protein yields MAGHRHGRIEDYGLIGDLHTAALVGRDGSIDWLCLPRFDSGACFAALLGDGRHGYWRIAPAGALAGAARRYRDGTLVLESELRTADGAVRVVDFMPHHAEDHPHPRVVRVVEGLSGRVPMRTELVVRWDYGALAPWVSSHDDGVHIVGGPDGLRLAADVPLRAADGAPGGALAAGFEVGAGERVGFSLDWYPSHEAPPPPEDPLAALGATERWWRAWSGRCRYRDEWAGEVVRSLITLKALTYAPTGGIVAAPTTSLPEWPGGVRNWDYRYCWLRDATFALYSLLLAGYREEASAWRDWLLRAVAGDPRGLQIMYGLDGRRRLTELELGWLPGHAGSRPVREGNAAVGQLQLDVYGEVMDTLHQARRMGIPPEPAAWDLQRALLDVLESAWARPDEGLWEVRGPRRHFVHSKVMAWVALDRAIRAVERFGLDGPLTRWRRTRAEIHREVLARGYDADAGTFVQHYGTRAVDASLLLIPQVGFLPPDDPRVVGTVQAVRRRLCRDGLVMRYAVDEAPGLDGLPGREGAFLACSFWLVDALALTGRGGEARRLFERILSLRNDLGLLAEEYDVAGGRMLGNFPQAFSHVALVNSARNLSRAGGPMDERRESAASGGTQAG; encoded by the coding sequence GTGGCGGGCCACCGGCACGGGCGCATCGAGGACTACGGCCTCATCGGCGACCTGCACACGGCGGCGCTCGTGGGCCGCGACGGCTCGATCGACTGGCTGTGCCTGCCGCGGTTCGACTCGGGCGCCTGCTTCGCCGCGCTGCTCGGCGACGGGCGCCACGGGTACTGGCGGATCGCGCCGGCCGGCGCGCTCGCGGGCGCCGCCCGCCGCTACCGCGACGGCACCCTCGTGCTCGAGAGCGAGCTGCGGACGGCCGACGGCGCCGTGCGCGTGGTCGACTTCATGCCGCACCACGCCGAGGACCATCCCCACCCGCGCGTCGTGCGCGTGGTCGAGGGCCTCAGCGGCCGCGTGCCGATGCGGACCGAGCTGGTGGTCCGGTGGGACTACGGGGCGCTGGCGCCCTGGGTCAGCTCGCACGACGACGGCGTGCACATCGTGGGCGGCCCGGACGGCCTGCGGCTGGCGGCCGACGTGCCCCTGCGGGCGGCGGACGGCGCGCCGGGCGGCGCGCTGGCGGCCGGGTTCGAGGTCGGCGCGGGGGAGCGGGTGGGCTTCAGCCTGGACTGGTACCCCTCCCACGAGGCGCCGCCGCCGCCGGAGGACCCGCTCGCCGCGCTGGGGGCCACGGAGCGCTGGTGGCGCGCCTGGTCGGGCCGGTGCCGGTACCGCGACGAGTGGGCGGGCGAGGTGGTGCGCTCGCTCATCACGCTGAAGGCGCTCACCTACGCGCCGACCGGCGGCATCGTCGCCGCCCCGACGACCTCGCTGCCCGAGTGGCCCGGCGGGGTGCGCAACTGGGACTACCGCTACTGCTGGCTGCGCGACGCCACCTTCGCGCTCTACTCGCTGCTGCTCGCCGGATACCGCGAGGAGGCGTCCGCCTGGCGCGACTGGCTGCTGCGCGCCGTGGCCGGCGACCCGCGCGGGCTGCAGATCATGTACGGGCTCGACGGGCGGCGGCGGCTGACCGAGCTGGAGCTGGGCTGGCTGCCCGGCCACGCCGGCTCGCGGCCCGTGCGCGAGGGCAACGCCGCGGTGGGCCAGCTGCAGCTCGACGTCTACGGGGAGGTGATGGACACCCTCCACCAGGCGCGCCGGATGGGCATCCCGCCCGAGCCGGCCGCCTGGGACCTCCAGCGCGCGCTCCTCGACGTGCTCGAGTCGGCCTGGGCCCGGCCCGACGAGGGCCTCTGGGAGGTGCGGGGGCCGCGCCGCCACTTCGTGCACTCCAAGGTGATGGCCTGGGTCGCGCTCGACCGCGCGATCCGTGCCGTGGAGCGGTTCGGCCTGGACGGGCCGTTGACCCGCTGGCGGCGCACGCGCGCCGAGATCCATCGCGAGGTGCTCGCCCGCGGCTACGACGCGGACGCGGGGACCTTCGTCCAGCACTACGGGACGCGGGCGGTCGACGCCAGCCTGCTGCTGATCCCCCAGGTCGGCTTCCTGCCCCCGGACGACCCGCGCGTCGTCGGCACCGTGCAGGCGGTGCGGCGCCGGCTCTGCCGGGACGGCCTGGTGATGCGCTACGCCGTCGACGAGGCGCCCGGGCTGGACGGCCTCCCGGGGCGCGAGGGCGCCTTCCTCGCCTGCTCGTTCTGGCTCGTCGACGCTCTCGCCCTGACCGGCCGCGGCGGGGAGGCGCGGCGGCTGTTCGAGCGGATCCTGTCGCTCCGCAACGACCTCGGCCTGCTCGCGGAGGAGTACGACGTGGCCGGCGGGCGGATGCTCGGCAACTTCCCCCAGGCCTTCTCGCACGTCGCGCTGGTCAACAGCGCGCGCAACCTGTCCCGCGCCGGCGGTCCCATGGACGAGCGCCGCGAGTCGGCCGCGAGCGGTGGGACCCAGGCGGGATGA
- a CDS encoding VOC family protein: MLGDKNVAAALAVSDMQRARAFYEGTLGLTATHEDEGSVLYGSGASAVLVYPSQYAGTNQATAATWALGDDFDAIVEGLRGKGVTYERYDLPGVSREGDVHLLGDMRGVWLKDPDGNILSLIDAQL, from the coding sequence ATGCTGGGAGACAAGAACGTCGCCGCCGCGCTCGCGGTGAGCGACATGCAGCGGGCGCGGGCGTTCTACGAGGGCACGCTGGGGCTGACGGCGACGCACGAGGACGAGGGATCGGTGCTCTACGGCAGCGGCGCCTCGGCCGTGCTGGTCTATCCGTCGCAGTACGCCGGGACGAACCAGGCCACCGCCGCCACCTGGGCGCTCGGCGACGACTTCGACGCGATCGTCGAGGGCCTGCGCGGGAAGGGGGTCACCTACGAGCGCTACGACCTGCCCGGCGTGTCGCGCGAGGGCGACGTCCACCTGCTCGGCGACATGCGGGGCGTCTGGCTGAAGGACCCCGACGGCAACATCCTCAGCCTCATCGACGCGCAGCTGTAG